The Amblyomma americanum isolate KBUSLIRL-KWMA chromosome 2, ASM5285725v1, whole genome shotgun sequence genome contains the following window.
attgctcaacttccaaaatgctattaccgcgaataaggtaaggcagcaaacttggagacttttttctagttatacgTAAGACAACAGTTTTTTCACTATTAAGTTCCATAGCACATTTAAGacaccattcttcaatggcaaaaactgctttttgtacagagctgtggtcatattcggatgaaatttgtttaaacgcaacacagtcgtctgcgaataacttaacagaaacatgttcaggtacgaccgcaactaaatcattaacatatattaaaaacaacaatggcccaagcacacttccttgggggactcctgattgaacattaacaacacttgaagcggtcttattaatttctacatattgccgtctgtctgtaaggtatgcttgaacccaccgaatgataaaaaaggcacacccatacattccatcttatagagaagtttaccatgtggcaccttatcaaaggccttgctaaaatcaaagaaaaccacgTCCGTTTGCTCGGACATATCAAGCACCCGCGCAAAGTCGTGCACAGCCAGAACAGTCTGAGTAACTGTAGATAAACCCTGCCTAAACCCGTGTTGACAATCAGACAGAAGATTATGATCGCTCAGGAACTTTCGCAGGTAGCCGGCTACCATGTGCTCCAACATCTTACAGCAACTGCATGTTATGGAAACAGGCCGATAATTTGAAACTGACAGTCGATCACCTTTTTTATACACAGGAACCACACGTGCTATTTTCCAATCTGAAGGAAGTTTTCCGCATGCTAATGATAGTTTAAAAATGTCTGTTAGGCAACCTGATATTTGTTCTGCGTATCGCCTCAAAAATACATTCGGAAGACCATCGGGTCCAGCGGATTTTTTAGTGTCCAGTTTCAAGAGCATCACCAGGACACCCTCACGAGTCACTTCAATGCCCTCCTCTGGTGCAGCCACTGtttttatttcatattcatcTAATTCTGAAAACACCTCGTAGAAATACTGGTTAAAATTCTCAGCTATTTCGGCAGCGTCCGTGATAATCTTGTCTCTAACTTTTATTTTGGTAAGTGCATCTTTGGGTCTTCTCAAGTGCCGCCAAAATTTCTGCGGATCAGACTTTAGAAACTCTGCTAAAGTGTGCGAAAAATACTTAGTCCTGGCGCTGTGTCCAATGAACACGGTCGTCACATACTTGTGGTAGAACAGATTTCCGCTTCCTATAACTATGTTTCCCTCCGCAAAATCCGTACCCACAGCGGCAGCGCCAGGACATAGTAAGAGGGGACACTTAGCTTATGCAACAAGTTACTCATTTAAGGGTGGGGGTTCGGGCAAATTTCACATGGCACGAGCCATAGCCTCTGCACAAACATGGGCCGCAAACCCGCAGTAGCAGATTACACCAATGAAACATTCCTATTTTTCACAATGCGAAAACGGAAGGTTCTAAGGTGTGCTATTTATAGCGCTAACAATTTTTGTGAGACTATTTGGTCTGCGAAATGTGTCTCTTAAGCGCGAAAAATTGTTTTAGATGGTTTGCTATATTTGGCGACATGAAGAGACAGCCCGCCCTCACCATGGGCAAACTTGGTAAACTCGATCAGTGCATCAGTGTATCTGTCCCTATCTTCTTTTCTGTTAATTTATTGCAATGTACAGTAAGTGTTTTTTATTTCAGGACATACTGAGTGTATAACAATGTTTGTTTGCAATATTTTTGTGAACATTTGTACTTTTGCAGTCGTACCTATGTTTTAGGGCTAATACTAACCAAGCCAAGTAAGGTACCTCGTCTTCCAGGCATTCCCaagtggatgaagtgccctttTAAGAAAATCCCATAAATGGTGGAACCAGCTTTCCCTCAGGGCAATATTTAGGAACtatatagacgctttacagcgcgacAGCATAAGCGCCGCAATGAATTCGTCACATGACCCTTCTTCCATCAGCGGCCTTCCGGCCTTCTGGTTTTAGCGCTGCCACGGGGCCGATCAGGAAGTTGAACTGTGAACCCAGTCGGATATTCCCTGTTCTTGTAGAGGGCAAAGAGAAGCAGCAATCCCTTAcgaaaatttatttagacagtctatagactatccatagacttctgcctataaagtctatagactctttatagacaaaccctaaagaacagtctataggcaatacaaatcctatagacagtctgtagacaatctatagatttatggccatacacttttagtagacatttctCAACAGAaaatctatagactatgaatagacaaaaagatatatctataggaaggcaatagagtcaatcagaagtccatagactgtctgtagaccatttttatagtGGATGGGATTACAAGCGTTTTCTTAGTAAACCCTGTCGCCCCGATCACCTCAGCCTTAGGATCCACGCCCACGTGGCCATCATTTTTAATAACAGGTGATAACGCCGCGTCTTTAAGTTACTGCATATTACAACGCCAAAGCCGTTAATGCCGGAGAACTCCCCCAATACTCCGTAGCTATAGCCACAGAATGTCAGCCGGTAGGTACCGTAAATATTTCCGCCAACGACGCACAGAGTACTGAGGTTCTGAGTAAGATTAAACTGCACGAGAAGGGTTATGGCGAGGTTCATCAGAAACCCCTACAGCATCAACGTGAAATATTATCACATACACTGAAGTCGAAAAGAAACAAATACAACACTGCAATATACAACAGAACGAAAATTCATGTAACGTCCAAAGTGTACATAAAACTGTCTAGTAACCGAATGAGGGATGTCTTGACAGTTGATAGCTTTTGCAGTGACCTTAGGCTCAGCAAAAAACGCTGAACCAGCAAGGATTGTAACGGGTATGCATAGCATTCAAGGACATTTTAAGTCAAGCACaatttcacacacaaaaaaatagaaACGCAAGGCAGTTTTACAAAGTCCTGGCTTACGAAGTGTTCTACAAAACCGGCACAAAGCCAGGCTTCCACTCATGCGACAGAAGCAGGTGTTCTTCTCCATTGTATggctgagagaagaaaaaacATAAATATGAAAACGTAATAAATTAAGAGTCGGACGGCACGTTTGCTTATGTATACGTATATAGGCTGCGCGTGGGCGTCACAAATGCATTCTGAATTCGACCCGTGCCAAGGACGACACACATGTCGGCCGGAAGCCGCTTCCGCTTTAAAAATATGTATTAACAACTAAAtcattttaaaaaatgcagcatcTAGAATAGCCCACCCAGTATGATATTCCCCGTAGAAAGCTTGCAGCTTCGTGGAAAGTTGTAGAGCCGCAGCGTACACCAATCACGAGCCGGGATCATCGAGCTCTCCACAGTGCACGAATTGGACGGCACATTAATTGGCTTGCTTGTTGCTTTTTAtctcttttcctctctttccCTCTAAATTTCCGCACATGGCAGTGGTTGTGAAAGCGATAGCTACTATAGCGTAGCTAGGCCCGTGAATATTTCTATTTTCCTTCGTACAGTCTTCGCTCTTCTTACTGTTACCACACGACtttcagtagaacacgttcttgggcaagttggctcATAGTTTGAGTAGACGAAGCGCACAAAaaaacagcacacaggaaaggaagacacgagacaggcgcttcttgcaactgtttattacaGTCAAGaatggcttatttatagccaagaagaAGCCGTGGAGGAAAGgggacaaaaacaatataacaaacaacaggCAAATGACTAGTGCGAGGGGAAGGCTACTACAGAGGGGTGAACAAAAGTgattcaaatctttctaaacCCTTTTCTGGAATGTCCTGTGGGGGTAGTCTATAGCATCTCGCTGacttgtggaaaggtgtacatcggccagacaggccaaTGTTTTATTGAATGCCTAACGGAGAATAAACGCTCGCTAAGAACCGGCACCGGATCACACTTGCCGCATCACtacaaggactgcggcaaagagcaaaaaaaaaatttgcgaagcgaagctccaagaaactcagatattatgtaggagtaaagataagactgcccgtgaactgctagaagcccacagGATTAAAAAAAGCTGGAGTTCTTGTGTCAGCACCCATCGCTGgtcattcataagaatgaaagtatatttttagataaattTAGAAAGATTTGAATCACTTTTGTTCCCCCCTCTGCAGTATCCTTCCCCTCGCACTAGTCATTTGcctgttgtttgttatattgtttttgtcccCTTTCCTCCACGCCTtcttcttggctataaataagccattCTTGACTTAAATAAACAGTGGCAAGAAGCGCCggtctcgtgtcttcctttcctgtgagctgtgtttttgtgcgcttcatctactcaagcacaCCACATGACTTGCTTGTTAGCTTGGCTGTTGTAATTATAAGCGTTCAATCTTCTGGCAGCCGTCATCGTCACTATCACCATCATTATCGTCAGATTAAATTAGTCTGCAGCAGATCAAGGGCACCTTCCAGTAAGCCGGGTTGACGAAATTTTAAAGAGGAATCCTTAATTGCAGTGATTCTGCTCAGCGCTGCAGTGCAATGAATTCTCGCCCTTCATACGCGCCGATTCTAAACCTGAGAGCTGAGCAGCTCACGTAGCCACACTTACGTGACACGTGCGTCGTCCAGTGAAGTGTCCCCGTAGCCTTGACTGTGCGCGCTCAGGCCGCATTGTTTCGTTTGGGCGTATATGGAGGGCCAGCATTCATTCCGCTACAGCTCTGAGCAGAATCACGTTTTTGAAATTATCACAATATTTTATGGACGTTACCAACGGcctgctacaaatctctaattacaaccGGGAGCCTGGCTCTAGTATTAAAATTTCTATCTTAAGTACTATATCATTTGGTAATTTATGTCACAAAAAGCACATTTCAAAATATTTCAGGGGAGAACATCCCGAACCCATGCACTCAACTCCACTCGCCATCTTCATTATAATACCGGGTATACAACGTTGTCAAACAGGTGCTGCCCGACCGTGAACCATATATATATACTATGCGCGAGCTTGGCCAGCTCGACAGCAAGCTCTTAGGGTGCTGCATGAGTTTTGGTGCAGCCGTGTGCATGAATTAGCGGACTGCTTATCAGTCTATGCCATGTGCTGAGAGAGTAGTCGCTTTAGGTATTTGCCACTTTCATTCCGTACTGCTGCTATTTAAAGCACCTATCTATACTATTTACGCGTCCCGCGTTATACTCAGTACTACTACTTTTAGGAGGTTAGGTCGTTAGCTTCGCATAAACGGCAGCGAGTCTGCACCTGCCGCGCTTGCTCAGTGGAATccatggcgttcggctgctgatcccgagGTTACGCTGCATTGGCAGTATTTCGATGAAGGGGAAACACTAAAACGCCCGTAtgatgtgcgatatcagcgcacattaaaggaGGCCAGGTGCTTAAATGAACCCGGAGCTCTTCACAGAGCCGAAGAGCGTAATAACATATTTTTCATGAGCTCCCTCCGCATCGGCGCCGGATGTGAGCCTGGAAGCCGCAGTCAACATCATTCACACTGTAAGTGGGACAATAAGGGGAGGAAACACGCTTACAGGTGCAATGTGTATACGTGCGCACCACTTAAAtattggaaaaaataaaaacggacGCGAAAAGCAGGTGAAAATAGACGCTCAGCGTTGCTCAGTGTCATACCAATCGAACCCAGGCGCAGACGACTGTTTTGCAACGATGCACGCCTCACCGCGCGCGCATATCTGCAGTGAGTGAAAAGGCATCTTCCGAAAATTTGTCGCATAGCGATACAGCTAACCCTGAGGGCTCCTTCCAGCAATTAACGCTCTTACGTTGACTGTCGTCTGCGAAACTGTGCCTGAATGGTCGCTCCAATGGGGAAGGCGAGTGTAAAGCGGGAGTCATCTGCAAAAATTGACTGTCGCCTCGTCATCATGCAGACTCTTCGGCGCAGTGTCACTCTGGCTCTTCTGCTTCTTAGTCTAGAGGCGGCGGCTGCTTCCTCAGCTGGGTGTGACGCGCAAAAACGGTGTTTGAGGATCGTGATGGACGTAGACACAGGTGTGGACGACGCCTTGGCTCTGGCGCTGGCGGTGAGCCTGCCGAAGGTGTCCCTGGACGCCATCACAGTGGCGGCGGGAAACACCGACTTGTCCAACGCCTACGACAACACCTTGAGGACCCTGAACGTCCTAAACCGGACGGACGTGAGTACGCGGCTTTGTGAAGTAGTATTTGAAAGCTTTCAGTTCGCGTAGCCTGCCTGGCCTGCCAGGGGCAGTCACCGATCCTCGTGATGTTGGAGCGAGTCTCTGGTTGTCCTGTCGGTCAGCCTAGACTATGTAGTGAGAGGAACAGTTCCTCGCTGTGTTCAAGAGGAGAAGTGGAATTAAGGACCTCCTGAGAGTGTAAAACTGTACAACTTTCACAAATATTCATAGTGAAAAAAAATGGTACGGTTTTAACGTAACAAAACAGAGtcgacgtgcgaaagcatgtgttcagcctggttggctcatgttTTTGCTTTGCcgggtcgtcggcacatctggcgaaGAAATTAGGCTCAGGTTCAGTTCTGATCGAGATTAAGCtgatcttatctgttcgcgccgcagatggaagttgatgaagacgacgatgtgcaacgcacagcgcgagagtgtgtttcagtttgacacgaggcgtgattggctgcggcgatatcgcttagtgctttcgtgcagtggctgcagcgaagctgatctgttcgcgtcgccgcgggttcgaaaccaagtcgcggcaatgtttattttatttctacatGGGATGTTTCTATGCTAGGTTTCGCCAAGCTCACCTTCAGGGTCAAGCTTCAAACAAACCCGGTGAGCCAGTTGTAGCTCGTGAAATAGTGACTTCGTGATAAAACAAAAATGTGCTCTAATCCTGGACTCATGGCCTCGATCTAATTAATACAGTTTTATTTCCAAGTTAGGCGACCAGGATGTTTTCCAAAAGGCTCGGAGAGGCCAAATCGATGGTAACGGGGTTAATTCATTGCGCTTTGAAGAGTTCTTTGAAAGTGCAGGAAGTTTTATTGAAGCCTTAGGTTTGGTTACTTTGACTGGCAGTTGCATTAAGTCCTCCAAAGCACACTTCGCACTCTGTCAACTAAGTTGGTGATGTAACAGCtgccgttgccatggcaacagAGCAGGATACCTTCTGTGCGGATGCAATCACGGTACGCTCCGCGCGAAGGGAAGCCGTGCGTACGAACGGCTACCGCTGTGAAAGCCTGCAAAATCTCTTCGCAGGTACCAGTCTACGTGGGCGCAGACAGACCCATCGACGGCAGCTTGGAGTACGAGGACACATACTTCGGGCCCGATAACTTCGGAGGCGCTAGTTCGTTGTACGCGACGGGTGAAAACTCGGCTGCCGATCCCGACACCCCCGCGTACCTCAAGATGATCGAGCTGGCCAAGAAGAAACCAGGCCGGCGGACGATGGTGCTCACCGCCCCGCTGACAAACGTGGCGATCGCGCTGCTCGTGAACCCCGACTTCTTGGAGGACGTGGAGCACATCTACATCTTGGGTGGAACGCTTTACGGTGAGAAACTGCACGCTGGTTTCCTCGCCGCCTGGCGGCGAGCACAGCCAAGCACAGTTAAGGGCCATGAGGAGAGAAAATGGatagcggtttagcattgctaagcacgaaatatcgtTCGAAAGCACGGTTTTTAGTGCGAATGCACTTCTAGCCGTACTCTCCGGCTCCTTGCGTCAGTGGACTTtacaatcgcgctttgaggtacgtcgCGGTCGTGTCCACCTGCAAAGAACCGTGCCTTCGTACGATATTCCTTACTTAGCGAtcctaaaccgccagccatttttaaaAAGAAACCTTTGCTACTGCATGTTCCGCGAGTTTCGCCGACC
Protein-coding sequences here:
- the LOC144118537 gene encoding nucleoside hydrolase-like: MVAPMGKASVKRESSAKIDCRLVIMQTLRRSVTLALLLLSLEAAAASSAGCDAQKRCLRIVMDVDTGVDDALALALAVSLPKVSLDAITVAAGNTDLSNAYDNTLRTLNVLNRTDVPVYVGADRPIDGSLEYEDTYFGPDNFGGASSLYATGENSAADPDTPAYLKMIELAKKKPGRRTMVLTAPLTNVAIALLVNPDFLEDVEHIYILGGTLYGKGNALPAVDFNFFSDPEAALAVIQRAACPVTIIPWEAVLHATVPWSTYYGIANKTGPLQTFLRDITTHTVRCCLSGGQSPGFNVGDFLAVLAAAVPESVASVLVQRVDVELAGAYTRGQLVHAWQPDMLPHVKRNVTLVRRFDVDFVEKYFKRAFDPSSG